A stretch of the Sulfurimonas sp. hsl 1-7 genome encodes the following:
- the flhB gene encoding flagellar biosynthesis protein FlhB — translation MADDQEKTEEPTAKKIEDARKEGNVPKSQDASGVITLFVAILATLMLFPFISKHMLLLFQYYFSLVGTPVDKLFVMDIVLVTIREVLLMMMPLAIAVAIAGIIAAFAQFGFLFTTKAIVPDLKKIDPIKGTKNLFSMKKLIEGIKITFKSFTTLGVGFVFFFYFILELPTVALFGLDQQLSWLKDKMIIISLVMLLIIFVFAIIDLIIVRKQYFDGLKMSKQEIKDEMKNMEGDPLVKSKIRQIQMETARRRMMAEVPEADVVITNPTHYAVAIKYDQDKYSAPIVVAKGVDNIAQQIKKIARENDVHIVQNPPLARSLYSDVEIDKPIPEALFAAVAEVLAYVYKMNKR, via the coding sequence ATGGCTGACGATCAGGAAAAGACCGAAGAACCCACCGCCAAGAAGATAGAGGACGCCCGCAAAGAGGGGAATGTCCCCAAATCTCAAGATGCCTCAGGTGTTATCACCTTATTTGTAGCTATTTTGGCTACATTGATGCTTTTTCCGTTTATATCAAAACACATGTTATTGCTTTTTCAGTACTACTTCTCTTTAGTTGGTACACCCGTTGATAAACTTTTTGTAATGGATATCGTGCTGGTAACGATTCGTGAAGTGTTATTAATGATGATGCCGCTGGCTATTGCTGTCGCTATCGCAGGTATTATTGCTGCTTTTGCGCAGTTTGGATTCTTGTTTACAACAAAAGCGATTGTTCCCGATCTTAAAAAAATAGACCCGATTAAGGGGACAAAGAATCTTTTTTCTATGAAAAAATTGATAGAGGGGATCAAGATCACCTTTAAATCTTTTACCACTTTGGGTGTAGGGTTTGTATTTTTCTTTTACTTTATCTTAGAGTTGCCGACAGTTGCACTCTTTGGACTGGATCAGCAGCTTTCCTGGTTAAAAGACAAGATGATTATCATCTCTTTAGTGATGCTTTTGATCATTTTTGTGTTTGCGATTATTGACCTAATCATTGTAAGAAAACAATATTTTGACGGACTCAAAATGTCCAAACAAGAGATTAAAGACGAGATGAAAAACATGGAGGGGGATCCTCTTGTTAAGTCAAAAATCAGACAGATACAGATGGAAACGGCTCGTCGTAGAATGATGGCAGAAGTTCCCGAAGCTGATGTGGTTATTACCAATCCGACACACTACGCAGTTGCTATTAAGTACGATCAGGATAAATACAGTGCACCGATAGTTGTTGCTAAAGGGGTGGACAATATTGCTCAGCAGATTAAAAAGATAGCACGGGAAAATGATGTGCATATAGTACAAAATCCTCCGTTAGCACGTAGTTTATATAGTGATGTAGAGATTGACAAACCGATCCCTGAAGCTCTATTTGCCGCAGTTGCAGAAGTTCTTGCATATGTTTACAAGATGAATAAAAGATAG